A DNA window from Pseudomonas sp. GD03919 contains the following coding sequences:
- the fleN gene encoding flagellar synthesis regulator FleN yields the protein MGMHPVQVIAVTGGKGGVGKTNVSVNLSMALADLGRRVMLMDADLGLANVDVLLGLTPKRTLADVIAGECDLRDVLLQGPGGIRIVPAASGTQSMVSLTPMQHAGLIQAFSDISENLDVLVIDTAAGIGDAVVSFVRAAQEILVVVCDEPTSITDAYALIKLLNRDHGISRFRVLANMAHSPQEGRNLFAKLTKVTDRFLDVALQYVGAVPYDECVRKAVQKQRAVYEAFPRSKCALAFKAIAQKVDTWPLPANPRGHLEFFVERLVQQPTADSAI from the coding sequence ATGGGTATGCATCCCGTACAGGTGATCGCAGTGACCGGCGGCAAGGGCGGTGTCGGCAAGACCAACGTATCGGTCAATCTGTCCATGGCCCTGGCTGATCTTGGTCGTCGGGTGATGTTGATGGACGCCGACCTGGGCTTGGCCAATGTCGATGTATTGCTGGGCCTGACCCCCAAACGCACCCTGGCCGATGTGATTGCCGGTGAGTGTGACCTGCGCGACGTCCTCCTGCAGGGGCCGGGCGGTATCCGTATCGTGCCGGCTGCCTCCGGCACGCAGAGCATGGTCAGCCTCACGCCGATGCAGCATGCCGGGCTGATCCAGGCCTTCAGCGACATCAGCGAGAACCTCGACGTGCTGGTGATCGACACCGCCGCCGGCATCGGTGATGCCGTGGTCAGCTTCGTCCGTGCCGCGCAGGAAATTCTCGTGGTGGTCTGCGATGAGCCCACCTCGATCACCGATGCCTATGCGTTGATCAAGCTGCTCAACCGTGACCACGGCATCAGTCGCTTCCGCGTTCTGGCCAATATGGCCCATAGTCCGCAGGAAGGCCGCAATCTGTTTGCTAAGCTGACCAAAGTGACGGATCGCTTCCTTGATGTCGCCCTGCAGTATGTTGGCGCCGTGCCCTACGATGAGTGTGTGCGCAAGGCCGTGCAGAAGCAGCGCGCCGTCTATGAAGCCTTCCCTCGCTCCAAGTGCGCTCTGGCGTTCAAGGCGATCGCTCAGAAGGTCGATACCTGGCCGTTGCCGGCCAATCCCCGTGGCCATCTGGAGTTTTTCGTCGAGCGTCTGGTGCAACAACCGACTGCAGACTCGGCCATATGA
- a CDS encoding protein phosphatase CheZ, which translates to MEHDDSTLGDLESTLKNNARDLVDSLDQGNFGAAVQLINELNKVRDHGLYHEVGKLTRELHNAIVNFQIDPRMPHAQELSQIADATERLNYVVTMTEKAANRTMDLVEQSAPLVNDLSDEAQSLSVEWGRFMRREISADGFRELAKRVELFLARSERDGAKLSAHLNDILLAQDYQDLTGQVIKRVTQLVTEVESNLLKLMLMASQVDRFAGIQHDHEALRAEREKSKEPSRGEGPQIHADKREDVASSQDDVDDLLSSLGF; encoded by the coding sequence ATGGAACATGATGACTCCACGCTGGGTGACCTCGAGTCGACCCTGAAAAACAATGCCCGCGATCTGGTCGATAGCCTTGACCAAGGTAATTTCGGCGCCGCGGTGCAACTGATCAACGAGCTGAACAAGGTTCGTGATCACGGTCTCTATCATGAGGTTGGCAAGCTCACCCGTGAGCTGCACAACGCTATCGTCAATTTCCAAATCGACCCGCGCATGCCGCATGCCCAGGAGCTGTCGCAGATCGCCGACGCGACCGAGCGCCTGAACTACGTCGTGACCATGACGGAAAAAGCCGCCAACCGCACCATGGATCTGGTCGAGCAGAGCGCCCCGCTGGTCAATGACCTGAGCGATGAAGCACAGAGCCTGAGCGTCGAGTGGGGCCGTTTCATGCGTCGTGAAATCAGTGCCGACGGTTTTCGTGAGCTGGCTAAGCGCGTCGAGCTGTTCCTCGCCCGTAGCGAGCGCGACGGTGCCAAGCTCTCTGCGCACCTCAATGACATTCTGCTGGCGCAGGACTACCAGGACCTCACCGGCCAGGTGATCAAGCGTGTCACCCAGCTGGTGACTGAAGTGGAAAGCAACCTGCTCAAGCTGATGCTCATGGCCAGCCAGGTCGATCGTTTTGCCGGTATTCAGCATGACCACGAAGCGCTGCGTGCCGAACGGGAAAAATCAAAAGAGCCATCGCGGGGTGAAGGTCCGCAGATTCATGCCGATAAGCGTGAAGATGTCGCCTCCAGCCAAGACGATGTCGACGACCTGCTGTCCAGTCTAGGGTTCTAA
- a CDS encoding chemotaxis protein CheA, translated as MSFGADEEILQDFLVEAGEILEQLSEQLVELESRPDDMNLLNAIFRGFHTVKGGAGFLQLNELVECCHIAENVFDILRKGERRVDSELMDVVLEALDAVNGMFGEVRERREPTPASPELLAALARLAEPGGAAEAPVPAAAEAEPEAEPVSAPVASGDITDSEFEQLLGALGEAPAAEAAESGAAADEITDDEFESLLDQLHGKGQFSVTAEVAAPAPVAAAPAAAPAGDEITDDEFEALLDQLHGKGQFAVPAAPAEPVDVVVSTSAAASDDITDDEFESLLDQLHGKGKFVPPSDPTPAAAVAKPAAAAKPDAPAKPAPARAEPAAPARAPAAPAPAADKAPGASEAETTVRVDTARLDEIMNMVGELVLVRNRLVRLGLNSGDEAMAKAVSNLDVVTADLQTSVMKTRMQPIKKVFGRFPRLVRDLARNLKKEINLELVGEETDLDKNLVEALADPLVHLVRNAVDHGVETPEEREKAGKSRAGRVVLSAEQEGDHILLSITDDGKGMDADVLRAKAVEKGLLDKDVADRLNEFECYNLIFAPGFSTKTEISDVSGRGVGMDVVKTKISQLNGTVNVFSQKGQGSKIIIKVPLTLAIMPTLMVMLENQAFAFPLVNVNEIFHLDLSRTNVVDGQEVVIVRDKALPLFYLKRWLVPQAFQEEQREGHVVILTVGSHRIGFVVDQLVGQEEVVIKPLGKMLQGTPGMSGATITGDGRIALILDVPSMLKRYARRF; from the coding sequence ATGAGCTTCGGCGCCGATGAAGAGATTCTCCAGGATTTCCTGGTAGAGGCCGGCGAGATTCTCGAACAGTTGTCCGAACAGTTAGTCGAGCTGGAAAGCCGACCGGACGACATGAACCTGCTCAACGCCATCTTCCGTGGTTTTCATACCGTGAAGGGCGGGGCGGGCTTCCTCCAGCTCAACGAGCTGGTGGAGTGCTGCCATATCGCCGAAAACGTCTTCGACATCCTGCGCAAGGGTGAGCGTCGCGTCGATTCGGAGCTCATGGATGTGGTGCTCGAGGCTCTTGATGCTGTCAACGGCATGTTCGGCGAGGTGCGTGAGCGCCGCGAGCCGACGCCTGCCTCCCCAGAACTGCTGGCAGCCCTGGCGCGTCTTGCCGAGCCAGGTGGCGCGGCAGAGGCGCCAGTGCCGGCTGCGGCTGAGGCGGAACCCGAAGCTGAACCGGTCTCTGCGCCGGTGGCATCGGGCGACATCACCGACAGTGAGTTCGAACAGCTGCTCGGTGCGCTGGGTGAGGCGCCGGCTGCTGAAGCGGCCGAGTCAGGTGCGGCGGCCGATGAGATCACCGACGACGAGTTCGAGTCGCTGCTCGACCAGTTGCATGGCAAGGGCCAGTTCTCCGTCACAGCCGAGGTTGCGGCTCCAGCACCGGTTGCTGCGGCGCCTGCTGCCGCCCCGGCCGGTGATGAAATTACCGATGACGAGTTCGAAGCACTGCTCGATCAGTTGCACGGCAAGGGGCAGTTCGCTGTGCCGGCCGCACCTGCTGAGCCGGTGGACGTTGTCGTCAGCACGTCTGCCGCTGCGAGCGACGATATCACTGACGATGAGTTCGAGTCGTTGCTCGATCAGTTGCATGGCAAGGGCAAGTTCGTGCCGCCGAGTGATCCGACACCTGCTGCCGCTGTTGCCAAACCTGCTGCGGCAGCGAAGCCCGACGCGCCGGCCAAGCCAGCCCCGGCCAGGGCCGAGCCTGCTGCGCCTGCCCGTGCCCCTGCTGCGCCGGCACCCGCTGCCGACAAGGCGCCTGGGGCGAGCGAGGCGGAAACCACCGTACGGGTCGATACCGCACGCCTCGATGAAATCATGAACATGGTCGGCGAGCTGGTGTTGGTGCGTAACCGTCTGGTTCGCCTGGGGCTCAACAGCGGCGACGAGGCCATGGCCAAGGCCGTGTCGAACCTCGATGTTGTCACGGCCGATCTGCAGACCTCGGTGATGAAGACCCGCATGCAGCCGATCAAGAAGGTGTTCGGCCGCTTCCCGCGCCTGGTACGCGATCTGGCGCGCAACCTGAAGAAGGAAATCAACCTCGAGCTGGTGGGCGAGGAAACCGACCTCGACAAGAACCTGGTCGAGGCGCTGGCAGACCCGCTGGTGCACTTGGTGCGCAACGCCGTCGACCATGGTGTGGAAACCCCGGAAGAGCGCGAGAAGGCTGGCAAGTCCCGTGCAGGGCGTGTGGTGCTGTCTGCCGAGCAGGAAGGCGACCACATCCTGTTGTCGATCACCGATGACGGTAAGGGGATGGACGCCGACGTGCTGCGCGCCAAGGCCGTGGAGAAGGGCCTGCTGGACAAGGATGTGGCTGATCGCCTGAACGAGTTCGAATGCTACAACCTGATCTTCGCTCCGGGCTTCTCGACCAAGACCGAGATTTCCGACGTATCCGGCCGTGGTGTCGGCATGGATGTGGTGAAAACCAAGATCTCCCAGCTCAATGGCACGGTCAACGTGTTCTCGCAGAAGGGCCAGGGCTCGAAGATCATCATCAAGGTGCCGCTGACCCTGGCGATCATGCCGACGCTGATGGTGATGCTGGAGAATCAGGCTTTTGCCTTCCCGCTGGTCAACGTCAACGAGATCTTCCACCTCGATCTGTCACGCACCAACGTGGTCGACGGTCAGGAGGTGGTGATCGTGCGCGACAAGGCGCTGCCCCTGTTCTATCTCAAGCGTTGGCTGGTGCCGCAGGCCTTCCAGGAGGAACAGCGCGAAGGCCATGTGGTGATCCTCACCGTGGGCAGCCATCGCATCGGCTTTGTCGTCGATCAATTGGTCGGTCAGGAAGAAGTGGTAATCAAGCCACTGGGCAAGATGCTGCAAGGCACGCCCGGGATGTCTGGCGCCACGATCACTGGTGACGGACGCATCGCATTGATTCTCGACGTACCGAGCATGCTCAAGCGCTACGCTCGACGTTTCTGA
- a CDS encoding chemotaxis response regulator CheY, which yields MKILIVDDFSTMRRIIKNLLRDLGFTNTAEADDGTSALPMLQSGSFDFLVTDWNMPGMTGIDLLRAVRADERLKHLPVLMVTAEAKRDQIIEAAQAGVNGYVVKPFTAQVLKEKIEKIFERVNG from the coding sequence ATGAAAATCCTCATCGTTGACGATTTTTCGACGATGCGACGGATCATCAAGAACCTCTTGCGGGACTTGGGTTTCACCAACACCGCGGAAGCCGATGACGGCACTTCGGCCCTGCCAATGCTGCAAAGCGGCAGCTTCGACTTTCTGGTGACCGACTGGAACATGCCCGGTATGACTGGCATCGACCTGCTGCGCGCGGTGCGGGCCGATGAGCGCCTCAAGCATCTGCCGGTGCTGATGGTGACCGCTGAAGCCAAGCGCGATCAGATCATCGAGGCGGCCCAGGCCGGTGTGAATGGCTACGTGGTCAAACCCTTCACCGCTCAGGTGTTGAAGGAAAAGATCGAGAAGATCTTCGAGCGGGTCAACGGCTGA
- the fliQ gene encoding flagellar biosynthesis protein FliQ has product MTPEVAVDLFREALWLIVLIVGLAVVPSLVVGLIVAMFQAATQINEQTLSFLPRLIVMLVTLIWAGPWLVSQLMEYTQTLIQNIPYLIG; this is encoded by the coding sequence ATGACTCCCGAGGTTGCGGTTGATCTGTTTCGTGAAGCGCTCTGGCTGATCGTGCTGATCGTCGGTCTGGCCGTGGTGCCGAGTCTGGTGGTGGGGTTGATCGTGGCCATGTTCCAGGCGGCCACGCAAATCAACGAACAGACACTGAGCTTCCTGCCACGCCTGATCGTGATGCTGGTTACCCTGATCTGGGCCGGCCCCTGGCTGGTCAGTCAGCTGATGGAGTACACCCAGACGCTGATCCAGAACATTCCCTACCTGATCGGCTGA
- the fliA gene encoding RNA polymerase sigma factor FliA: MTAASGLRMYNKAQAQDSQHQLIERYAPLVKRIAYHLLARLPASVQVDDLIQAGMIGLLEASRKYDSSKGASFETFAGIRIRGSMLDEVRKGDWAPRSVHRNSRMVSDAIRTVEARTGRDAKDHEVAAELQLSLEDYYGILGDTLGSRLFSFDDLLQDGEHGGWHEDAGHTHLEPSRDLEDERFQAALADAIAGLPERERLLLALYYDEELNLKEIGEVLGVSESRVSQLHSQCAARLRSRLSEWRTG, encoded by the coding sequence ATGACAGCAGCCTCCGGACTTCGTATGTATAACAAGGCCCAGGCGCAGGACTCCCAGCACCAGTTGATCGAGCGCTATGCGCCGCTGGTCAAGCGTATTGCCTACCACTTGCTGGCACGTTTGCCCGCCAGCGTGCAGGTCGATGATCTCATCCAGGCCGGCATGATCGGCCTGCTCGAAGCCTCACGCAAATATGACTCCAGCAAGGGTGCCAGTTTCGAGACCTTCGCCGGTATCCGTATTCGCGGCTCCATGCTTGACGAGGTGCGCAAGGGCGATTGGGCGCCGCGTTCGGTGCATCGCAACAGTCGCATGGTCAGCGATGCGATTCGCACCGTTGAAGCGAGAACCGGGCGCGACGCTAAAGATCACGAAGTTGCGGCCGAACTCCAATTGAGTCTGGAGGATTACTACGGCATCCTTGGTGACACTTTGGGCAGCCGCCTGTTCAGTTTCGACGACCTGCTGCAGGACGGCGAACACGGCGGTTGGCACGAAGACGCCGGGCATACCCACCTCGAACCTTCGCGGGACCTCGAAGACGAACGCTTCCAGGCGGCCTTGGCCGATGCCATCGCCGGTCTGCCTGAGCGTGAACGTCTGCTGCTGGCGCTGTATTACGATGAAGAACTGAACTTGAAGGAAATCGGTGAAGTGCTGGGGGTTAGCGAGTCGCGCGTCAGTCAGCTACATAGTCAGTGTGCGGCGCGTTTGCGCTCGCGACTGAGTGAATGGCGTACAGGCTGA
- the flhF gene encoding flagellar biosynthesis protein FlhF, whose product MQVKRFFAVDMRTAMKLVRDELGADAAIIGNRRVAGGVELTAALDYQVPAPVRPNPALEAELRKTQARIASAQAELSTRAEQDAGKDRQLFANESLLAPELPATPVKPQRPVEAAAPATPAVDPRALDAMRFELNGLRELIEVQLGSIAWGQLQNRRPQQANLWRRLQRMGLSAELSQALLSKVAGVAEPRQAWRMLLAHLAHAIKTPKVEPLEEGGVIALVGPAGMGKTTTLAKLAARYVLKYGAQQVALVSMDSFRIGAQEQLKTLGRILGVSVTQIDPGQSLLQAMAPLSKKRVVLVDTAGLPGSDPALRLQLESLASPRIRAKNYLVLAATSQSQVLKAAYHSYKRCGLAGCILTKLDEAASLGEVLGLAIGQQLPVAYVADGPRIPDDLQVPRSHQLVSRAVGLQAAEEPSEEAMAQMFAGLYHNPAQRAG is encoded by the coding sequence ATGCAGGTCAAACGCTTCTTCGCTGTCGATATGCGGACCGCCATGAAACTGGTGCGTGACGAACTGGGCGCTGATGCCGCGATCATCGGCAATCGCCGTGTCGCCGGTGGCGTCGAGTTGACTGCTGCGCTGGATTATCAGGTGCCGGCACCCGTGCGTCCGAACCCGGCGCTGGAAGCCGAGCTGCGCAAGACCCAGGCGCGCATCGCCAGCGCCCAGGCGGAGCTGAGCACGCGTGCCGAGCAGGATGCTGGCAAGGATCGTCAATTGTTCGCCAATGAATCGCTACTGGCACCCGAGCTGCCGGCGACTCCGGTCAAGCCGCAGCGCCCGGTCGAGGCCGCAGCGCCTGCTACGCCGGCGGTCGATCCACGTGCGCTGGATGCCATGCGCTTCGAGCTCAATGGCCTGCGTGAGCTGATTGAGGTGCAACTGGGGTCGATCGCCTGGGGGCAACTGCAGAACCGCCGCCCGCAACAAGCCAATCTGTGGCGTCGCCTGCAGCGTATGGGCCTGTCTGCCGAGCTATCGCAGGCGCTGCTGAGTAAGGTAGCCGGTGTGGCCGAGCCGCGCCAGGCCTGGCGCATGCTGCTGGCGCACCTGGCACACGCGATCAAGACACCCAAGGTGGAGCCGCTGGAGGAGGGCGGGGTCATTGCACTGGTCGGCCCGGCCGGCATGGGCAAGACCACGACACTGGCCAAACTAGCCGCACGCTACGTGCTTAAGTACGGCGCGCAACAGGTCGCTCTGGTGAGCATGGACAGCTTTCGCATCGGCGCACAGGAGCAGCTCAAGACCCTAGGGCGCATTCTCGGCGTGTCGGTGACTCAGATCGACCCCGGTCAGTCTTTGCTGCAGGCAATGGCGCCCCTGAGCAAGAAGCGTGTGGTGCTGGTCGATACTGCCGGCCTGCCCGGCAGTGATCCGGCGCTGCGCCTGCAGCTGGAAAGCCTGGCCTCGCCGCGCATCAGGGCGAAGAATTATCTGGTTCTGGCTGCAACCAGTCAGAGTCAAGTGCTCAAAGCGGCCTACCATAGTTACAAGCGCTGCGGTCTTGCAGGCTGCATACTGACGAAACTGGACGAGGCCGCAAGCCTGGGCGAGGTTTTAGGTCTGGCTATAGGCCAGCAACTGCCGGTAGCCTATGTGGCAGATGGTCCGCGCATTCCTGACGATCTGCAGGTGCCGCGCAGTCATCAGCTGGTCAGCCGTGCAGTCGGTCTGCAGGCTGCCGAGGAGCCGAGTGAAGAGGCCATGGCGCAGATGTTCGCCGGTCTCTACCACAACCCGGCGCAGCGCGCCGGCTGA
- the flhB gene encoding flagellar biosynthesis protein FlhB yields MAESESGADKSEEPTGKRLEESRKKGQIARSKELNTLAVTLTGTVALIIFGAYMGNVLMDIMRGNFSLPREVLMSERSMALYLLASGKEALLAMQPFLIALLIASIVGPIALGGWLFSTEALQPKASRMNPLAGLKRMFSVQALVELLKALAKFLVILAVALVVLSVDQDDLLAIANEPIEPAILHSLKVVGWSAFWLSCGLILIAAVDAPFQLWSHKQKLKMTKQEVRDEYKDTEGKPEVKGRIRQLQREMAERRMMQAVPQADVVITNPTHFAVALKYDPEKGGAPLLLAKGGDFLALKIREIAQEHKVMVLESPGLARAVYYSTELDQEIPAGLYLAVAQVLAYVYQLRQYQAGKGKRPGPLPDLPIPPDLRRDA; encoded by the coding sequence ATGGCCGAAAGCGAGAGCGGTGCCGACAAAAGCGAGGAACCCACAGGCAAGCGACTTGAAGAGTCGCGCAAGAAAGGTCAGATCGCTCGCTCCAAGGAGCTCAACACCCTGGCGGTCACCCTCACCGGCACCGTGGCCCTGATCATCTTCGGCGCCTACATGGGCAATGTGCTGATGGACATCATGCGCGGCAACTTCAGCCTGCCGCGTGAGGTATTGATGAGCGAGCGCAGCATGGCGCTTTACCTGCTGGCTTCCGGCAAGGAAGCCCTGCTGGCGATGCAGCCATTCTTGATCGCCTTGCTGATCGCCTCCATCGTCGGCCCTATCGCTTTGGGCGGCTGGCTATTTTCCACGGAAGCACTGCAGCCCAAGGCCAGCCGGATGAATCCGCTGGCGGGGCTCAAACGCATGTTCTCGGTTCAGGCGCTGGTCGAGTTGCTCAAAGCGTTGGCCAAGTTCCTGGTCATCCTCGCCGTGGCGCTGGTGGTACTTTCGGTGGATCAGGACGATCTGCTGGCCATCGCCAATGAGCCCATCGAGCCGGCCATCCTGCACAGTCTGAAGGTGGTCGGCTGGAGCGCTTTTTGGCTGTCCTGTGGCCTGATCCTGATCGCCGCTGTGGATGCGCCATTCCAGCTGTGGAGTCACAAGCAGAAGCTGAAGATGACCAAGCAGGAGGTGCGCGACGAGTACAAGGACACCGAGGGCAAACCCGAGGTCAAGGGGCGCATCCGTCAGTTGCAGCGTGAAATGGCTGAACGCCGCATGATGCAGGCCGTACCGCAGGCCGATGTGGTGATTACCAACCCGACTCACTTCGCCGTGGCGCTCAAGTACGACCCGGAGAAGGGAGGGGCGCCGCTGTTGCTGGCCAAGGGCGGCGACTTCCTGGCGCTGAAGATTCGTGAGATCGCCCAGGAGCACAAGGTGATGGTGTTGGAATCACCGGGGCTGGCGCGGGCCGTTTACTACTCTACCGAACTCGATCAGGAAATCCCCGCCGGTCTCTATCTGGCGGTGGCGCAGGTGCTGGCCTACGTCTATCAGTTGCGTCAGTACCAGGCCGGCAAGGGCAAGCGCCCCGGCCCGTTACCGGATTTGCCCATCCCGCCGGATCTGCGTCGTGACGCCTAG
- the fliR gene encoding flagellar biosynthetic protein FliR — protein MLELSDAQISSWVGQFLLPLFRIAAMLMVMPIIGTQLVPTRVRLYLALAITIVLVPVLPPMPQVDALNLRSLLLILEQVLIGAMFGFILQLFFHLFAVAGQIIAMQIGLGFASMVDPANGVSVPVLGQFMLMLVTLLFLAINGHLVALEILAESFVTLPYGQGFMVNHYWTLAGKLSWVIGAGLLLTLPAVTALLVINLAFGVMTRAAPQLNIFSIGFPLTLALGLVIYWISLSDFGSLFQALASDALQQLGEFALVR, from the coding sequence ATGTTGGAGTTGAGCGATGCGCAGATCAGCAGCTGGGTGGGCCAGTTTCTGCTGCCGTTGTTTCGCATCGCCGCGATGTTGATGGTCATGCCGATCATCGGCACCCAACTGGTACCGACCCGTGTGCGCCTGTATCTGGCGCTGGCCATCACCATCGTGCTGGTGCCGGTATTGCCGCCGATGCCGCAGGTCGATGCGCTGAACTTGCGCAGCCTGTTGCTGATACTTGAACAGGTGCTGATCGGCGCCATGTTCGGTTTCATCCTGCAGTTGTTCTTCCACCTGTTTGCCGTGGCCGGGCAGATTATCGCCATGCAGATCGGCCTGGGCTTCGCCTCTATGGTGGACCCGGCCAATGGCGTCTCGGTGCCGGTGCTTGGCCAGTTCATGCTGATGCTGGTGACCCTGCTGTTTCTGGCGATCAACGGTCATCTGGTGGCGTTGGAGATTCTGGCGGAGAGTTTCGTCACCTTGCCTTACGGCCAGGGCTTCATGGTCAACCATTACTGGACACTGGCGGGCAAGCTGAGTTGGGTGATCGGCGCGGGCCTGCTGTTGACCTTGCCGGCAGTGACTGCGTTGCTGGTGATCAACCTGGCATTTGGCGTGATGACGCGTGCAGCGCCACAGCTCAATATCTTTTCCATCGGTTTCCCGTTGACGCTGGCCCTGGGCCTGGTGATCTACTGGATAAGCCTTTCCGATTTCGGCAGCCTGTTCCAGGCGCTGGCCAGCGATGCTTTGCAGCAGCTGGGCGAATTCGCTCTGGTGAGGTAG
- the flhA gene encoding flagellar biosynthesis protein FlhA — MNRSQIIGDARGNLAGLRQGSLGIPLLLLALLGMVTLPVPPLLLDTLFTFNIALSIVVLLVAVYALRPLDFAVFPTILLVATLLRLALNVASTRVVLLNGQEGPHAAGKVIQAFGEVVIGGNYVVGIVVFAILVIINFVVVTKGAGRISEVSARFTLDAMPGKQMAIDADLNAGLIDQNEAKKRRSEVAQEADFYGSMDGASKFVRGDAIAGLLIMFVTLIGGMAIGMLQHSLSFADASKIYALLVIGDGLVAQIPSLLLSTAAAIMVTRVSSSEDMGQQVNRQMFASPRALAVAAAILIVMGLVPGMPHISFISLGLIAGGAAYWIANKKRRAQEAEQQEVQRQQELIPAQKAQEVKELGWDDVTPVDMVGLEVGYRLIPLVDRNQGGQLLARIKGVRKKLSQEMGFLMPSVHIRDNLDLAPNAYRLTLMGVSVAEAEVYPDRELAINPGQVFGPLNGIAAKDPAFGLEAVWIDPTQRDQAQSLGYTVVDASTVVATHLNQILHKHAHELLGHEEVQQLMQLLAKSSPKLAEELVPGLVSLSTLLKVLQALLQEQVPVRDMRTIAEAIASVAPKSQDPAAMVAAVRVSLGRAIVQSIVGLEPELPVITLEPRLEQILLNSLQKAGQGSEDGILLEPGMAEKLQRSLVEAAQRQEMLGKPVILLVAGPIRAMLSRFARLAVPSMHVLAYQEIPDNKQVTIVATVGQN; from the coding sequence ATTAATCGCTCGCAGATCATCGGAGATGCTCGTGGCAACCTGGCCGGGTTGCGCCAGGGCAGTCTGGGCATTCCTCTGCTGCTGCTGGCGTTGCTGGGCATGGTCACGCTGCCGGTGCCGCCGCTGCTGCTCGACACCCTGTTCACTTTCAACATCGCGCTGTCGATTGTCGTGCTGCTGGTCGCGGTCTACGCACTCAGGCCACTGGACTTCGCGGTATTCCCCACCATCCTGCTGGTCGCGACCTTGCTCCGTCTGGCGCTCAACGTGGCGTCTACCCGGGTTGTGCTTTTGAACGGTCAGGAAGGCCCGCATGCGGCCGGTAAGGTCATCCAGGCTTTCGGTGAGGTGGTGATCGGCGGTAACTATGTGGTCGGCATAGTGGTTTTCGCCATCTTGGTGATCATCAACTTCGTGGTCGTGACCAAGGGTGCCGGGCGTATTTCCGAAGTGAGCGCACGCTTTACCCTCGATGCCATGCCCGGCAAGCAGATGGCCATCGATGCCGACCTCAATGCCGGTTTGATCGACCAGAACGAAGCCAAGAAACGGCGTAGCGAAGTAGCTCAGGAGGCGGATTTCTACGGCTCCATGGATGGTGCCAGCAAGTTTGTGCGTGGCGATGCCATTGCCGGCCTGTTGATCATGTTCGTCACCCTGATCGGTGGCATGGCCATTGGCATGCTGCAGCACAGCCTGAGCTTCGCCGATGCGAGCAAGATCTACGCGTTGCTGGTGATCGGTGACGGTCTGGTGGCGCAGATCCCCTCGCTGCTGCTGTCGACTGCCGCTGCGATCATGGTGACTCGCGTATCCAGTTCAGAAGACATGGGGCAGCAGGTCAACCGGCAGATGTTCGCTTCGCCGCGTGCCCTGGCCGTGGCGGCAGCCATCCTGATTGTCATGGGGCTGGTGCCGGGCATGCCGCATATCTCCTTCATCAGCCTGGGCCTGATTGCTGGCGGCGCCGCCTACTGGATCGCCAACAAGAAGCGCAGGGCGCAGGAGGCCGAGCAGCAGGAGGTGCAGCGGCAGCAGGAGCTGATTCCGGCGCAGAAGGCGCAGGAGGTCAAGGAGCTGGGCTGGGATGATGTCACGCCCGTGGACATGGTCGGTCTGGAGGTCGGCTACCGTCTGATTCCCCTGGTGGATCGCAACCAGGGCGGACAACTGCTGGCGCGAATCAAGGGCGTGCGCAAGAAGCTGTCGCAGGAAATGGGCTTTCTCATGCCCTCGGTGCATATTCGCGACAACCTCGATCTGGCGCCCAACGCCTACCGCTTGACGCTGATGGGCGTCAGCGTGGCCGAGGCCGAGGTGTATCCGGATCGCGAACTGGCGATCAACCCCGGCCAGGTGTTCGGCCCGCTCAATGGTATTGCCGCCAAGGATCCGGCGTTCGGTCTGGAGGCCGTGTGGATCGACCCCACTCAGCGCGATCAGGCGCAGTCGCTAGGCTATACCGTGGTCGATGCCAGTACCGTGGTTGCCACTCACCTCAACCAGATCCTGCACAAGCATGCCCACGAGCTGCTGGGGCACGAGGAAGTGCAGCAACTGATGCAGTTGCTGGCCAAGAGTTCGCCGAAGCTGGCCGAAGAGTTGGTGCCGGGTTTGGTATCGCTGTCGACGCTGCTCAAGGTGTTGCAGGCGCTGCTGCAGGAGCAGGTGCCGGTGCGCGACATGCGCACCATCGCCGAGGCCATCGCCAGCGTCGCGCCGAAGAGTCAAGATCCCGCCGCGATGGTCGCCGCGGTGCGCGTGTCGCTGGGCCGCGCCATTGTGCAAAGCATCGTGGGACTAGAGCCGGAGCTGCCTGTGATCACCCTGGAGCCAAGGTTGGAACAGATCTTGCTGAACAGCCTGCAGAAGGCCGGTCAGGGCAGCGAGGATGGCATCCTCCTCGAACCGGGCATGGCCGAGAAGCTGCAGCGTTCCTTGGTGGAAGCGGCGCAGCGCCAGGAAATGCTCGGCAAGCCAGTGATTTTACTGGTGGCCGGACCGATTCGGGCGATGTTGTCGCGCTTCGCGCGGCTGGCGGTACCCAGCATGCATGTGCTGGCCTACCAGGAAATTCCGGACAACAAGCAGGTCACCATAGTCGCTACGGTCGGCCAGAACTGA